In Acidobacteriota bacterium, a genomic segment contains:
- a CDS encoding peptide ligase PGM1-related protein, with product MKPLDPGSPEEAQRFRQLQDRLGPLFQRIFPDPRSQRSVVVVPSLSLDASELAKIEGAHHYEERLLCLLMLLRLPRTHVIYLSSQPISPQIVDYFLHLLPGIPGQHARRRLQLMSCHDASAVPLTRKILERPRLMARIRQAIPDLATAHMVCFNATSLERTLAVRLELPLYGADPDLAHLGTKSGSRRIFRDAGVLMPDGFEDLEDAEAVFQATVELKRRNPDLNKAVVKLNEGFSGEGNAVLSFEGCPEGAAVDQWVRRELPKRLRFEAKKETWERFSGKFSEMGGIVEAWVRGETKRSPSVQCRIDPATGPVVISTHDQVLGGPSGQIFLGCSFPADDDYRMEIQQAGQRIADVLGGYRALGRFGVDFVSVREPEGWKHYAIEINLRKGGTTHPFIMLQFLIDGVYDQNTGLYLTPNGQPRYYYASDNVKSRSYRGLAPEDLTDISVYHRLHFHGATQQGVVFHLIGALSEFGKLGMVCIGNSRQRARDLYDETVEVLDREAELQDRERGVVSTDDRMDIACHEPVGG from the coding sequence ATGAAACCCCTCGACCCCGGTTCGCCGGAGGAGGCTCAGCGGTTCCGGCAGTTGCAGGATCGGCTGGGGCCCCTATTCCAGCGTATTTTTCCCGATCCCCGGTCGCAGCGCTCGGTGGTGGTGGTGCCGAGCTTGAGTCTGGATGCCTCGGAGCTGGCGAAGATCGAGGGGGCGCATCACTATGAGGAACGGCTGCTGTGCCTGTTGATGTTGTTGCGGCTGCCCCGCACCCACGTCATCTACCTGAGCAGCCAGCCCATCTCGCCACAGATCGTCGACTACTTCCTGCATTTGCTGCCGGGCATTCCGGGGCAGCACGCCCGGCGGCGGTTGCAGCTGATGAGCTGCCACGACGCCTCGGCGGTGCCGCTGACCCGCAAGATCCTCGAACGGCCGCGGCTCATGGCGCGGATCCGGCAGGCGATTCCGGATCTGGCCACCGCCCACATGGTGTGCTTCAACGCCACCTCCTTGGAGCGCACCCTGGCGGTGCGGCTGGAGCTCCCCCTCTACGGCGCCGATCCGGATCTCGCCCACCTGGGAACGAAGAGCGGTAGCCGGCGCATTTTCCGCGACGCCGGGGTGCTGATGCCCGACGGCTTCGAGGATCTGGAGGACGCCGAGGCGGTGTTCCAGGCTACCGTGGAGCTGAAGCGGCGCAACCCGGACCTGAACAAGGCGGTGGTGAAGCTCAACGAAGGCTTCTCCGGCGAGGGCAACGCGGTGCTCTCCTTCGAGGGATGTCCTGAGGGAGCGGCGGTCGACCAGTGGGTGCGCCGGGAGCTACCCAAGCGTCTGCGCTTCGAGGCCAAGAAGGAGACCTGGGAACGCTTCTCGGGAAAGTTCAGCGAGATGGGGGGCATCGTCGAGGCCTGGGTGCGCGGCGAGACCAAGCGCTCCCCGTCGGTGCAATGCCGCATCGACCCCGCCACCGGACCGGTGGTCATCTCCACCCACGACCAGGTGCTGGGTGGCCCTTCGGGGCAGATCTTCCTCGGCTGTAGCTTCCCCGCCGACGACGACTACCGCATGGAGATCCAGCAGGCGGGCCAACGCATCGCCGACGTGCTGGGTGGCTACCGGGCCTTGGGGCGCTTCGGGGTCGATTTCGTGTCGGTGCGCGAGCCGGAAGGCTGGAAGCATTACGCCATCGAGATCAACCTGCGCAAGGGCGGCACCACCCATCCGTTCATCATGCTCCAATTCCTCATCGACGGCGTCTACGACCAGAACACCGGCCTTTACCTCACCCCCAACGGCCAGCCGCGCTATTACTACGCCTCAGACAATGTGAAGAGCAGGAGCTACCGCGGGCTGGCGCCGGAGGATCTGACGGACATCTCCGTCTATCACCGGCTGCACTTCCACGGCGCGACGCAGCAGGGGGTGGTCTTCCACCTCATCGGCGCGCTGTCGGAGTTCGGCAAGCTGGGCATGGTGTGCATCGGCAACAGCCGCCAGCGGGCGCGGGACCTCTACGACGAGACCGTCGAGGTGCTGGACCGCGAGGCGGAGCTCCAGGACCGGGAGCGCGGCGTGGTCTCCACCGACGACCGGATGGACATCGCCTGCCACGAACCGGTGGGCGGATAG